In the Sphingobium sp. Z007 genome, AAGCCGCTCTAGAGCGCGATGACGTTAGGTCGACCGATCTTGTTCCGTTCGTTTCGAGCGAAGTCGAGAAACGCATAGGCAGCGCTTCCCGCTTCTCGACTTCGCTCGAAGCGAACGGGTCAATGTAAAGTTATCAAGCCCTACTCCTCACCCCGCTTGGAATAGCGGGCGAAGGCCGCGTCCGACAGGCGGACGTCGACGCGGCTTTCTTCATCCTCGACGATCGTCGACAAAACTTCGCCATGTTCGTGGAGCCAGGCGACCGTAGCGCCATCGGACACCGGCACGCGCAGGCCATAGACTTTCGCGCCGCGGGTCATGCGATCGCTGATCGTGCGCTGGAGCATGTCCACCCCCTCCCCGGTCAAGGCGGAGAGCAACACGACATCATCGCGGCGGGACGCGGTTTCGCGCGCGAGTGCGGCATCTTCCTCACCCAGTAGATCGAGCTTGTTCCAGGCCTCCAGGATCGGCGGCGCGTCCGGCTCCCCTTCCTTGCGATCCAGCGCCGCTTCGCCGGCAACGCCCAGTTCGCCCAGCACGTCGAGCACATCGTCGCGCTGCGCATCGCTATCGGGATGGGCGATATCGCGGACATGGACGATGAGGTCGGCGGACAAGACTTCTTCCAGCGTCGCGCGGAAGGCGGCGATCAATTGTGTGGGCAGGTCGGAGACGAAGCCGACCGTGTCGGACAGGATCGCCTTGTCCAGCCCCGGCAGCGCGATCTGGCGCATGGTGGGATCGAGTGTGGCGAAGAGCAGGTCTTCCGCCATGACGTCAGCGCCGGTCATACGATTAAAAAGGGTCGATTTTCCGGCGTTGGTATAGCCGACCAGCGCGATCACCGGCCAGGGCGCGCGTTGACGCCGGGCGCGATGCAGGCCACGGGTGCGGGTGACCTGATCCAGTTCCTTGCGAATTTTGGCCATGCGGTCGCGGATCATGCGCCGGTCCGCCTCGATCTGGGTTTCACCAGGACCGCCAAGGAAGCCGAAGCCGCCGCGCTGCCGTTCGAGGTGGGTCCAACTGCGCACGAGGCGGCCCGCCTGATAATCGAGATGGGCGAGTTCGACCTGGAGACGGCCCTCATTGGTCGCGGCGCGTTCGCCGAAGATTTCGAGGATCAGCCCGGTGCGGTCGATGACCTTGGCTTCGCACGCTTTTTCCAGATTGCTTTGCTGCACCGGGGAGAGGCTGTTGTCCACGATGATGAGGTCGGCCTCTTCCTGCCGCGCCAAGGTCGCGATCTGGTCCACCTGCCCGCTGCCGAACAGGGTCGCGGGCTTGCGGTCGCGCACGCGGAACGCCTGGGACGCGCGCACGTCTATGCCGATCGCCAGCGCCAGGCCGCGTGCTTCCTCCAGCCGGGCGTCGCTGTCCCGGCGGTCGCCATTGTGGGTTTCG is a window encoding:
- the hflX gene encoding GTPase HflX, which produces MAIFNRDSDDEVARGARAVVVHAETHNGDRRDSDARLEEARGLALAIGIDVRASQAFRVRDRKPATLFGSGQVDQIATLARQEEADLIIVDNSLSPVQQSNLEKACEAKVIDRTGLILEIFGERAATNEGRLQVELAHLDYQAGRLVRSWTHLERQRGGFGFLGGPGETQIEADRRMIRDRMAKIRKELDQVTRTRGLHRARRQRAPWPVIALVGYTNAGKSTLFNRMTGADVMAEDLLFATLDPTMRQIALPGLDKAILSDTVGFVSDLPTQLIAAFRATLEEVLSADLIVHVRDIAHPDSDAQRDDVLDVLGELGVAGEAALDRKEGEPDAPPILEAWNKLDLLGEEDAALARETASRRDDVVLLSALTGEGVDMLQRTISDRMTRGAKVYGLRVPVSDGATVAWLHEHGEVLSTIVEDEESRVDVRLSDAAFARYSKRGEE